The proteins below come from a single Stomoxys calcitrans chromosome 1, idStoCalc2.1, whole genome shotgun sequence genomic window:
- the LOC131994122 gene encoding uncharacterized protein LOC131994122 isoform X1 yields the protein MQAEGFETIADNCDILIHLYRYLDFIDQLRLSRVSEYLRNIFEHLVWKDRYQKMEITENSCGVFVVTGSVGTSPLIFYEYEEFEEFLNAYAENIVELSVYDLKSINVEYIIREFPKLTKLRYEGWMEIPVNHYSCLANRCPNLQELQLCHCIMPNVKSLTRLQKLRRLCIDTNTQFTYQQFRQFGARLGLESLKITGYIIPETLKRRKRTRGLPLKELKISTDLDPQAWFPKIFPYFLRNFENLQSLIIHFADESANNAAFNALGQSCGNLQYLRIIETDFYLSPAFTLPPNLKELAVHCGRNLAYENLKEFLAHSKLLKFTSIESRYKGEWVDLVVSANIKSLQVQYVPTANLNVDHVEELTWYEYPSNPLQPQPTRLGSKLEILKIDSGVLSLQTLLELKFLHTLTIPETMTCLDWSYVRALLCHTPLRHLTISGLPYCSPLCERFGHAPSEGLPIQLVSLKISFGLLQGALTFWLDLFRQNECLQLICNNFKTFDEFLEKLLANENFPMNLRNLEIWGITLKCRDLKQNLEASLEKIKRNMDYLRYDDFDSYSMIFDRNLNQS from the exons ATGCAAGCGGAGGGATTTGAGACGATCGCCGATAATTGTGACATTTTAATCCATCTGTATAGATATCTCGATTTCATTGATCAGTTGAGATTGTCACGTGTCAGTGAATATTTGCGCAATATATTCGAACATTTGGTATGGAAggacagatatcaaaaaatggagatAACCGAAAATTCATGTGGCGTTTTTGTCGTGACGGGTAGTGTGGGCACTAGTCCCTTGATTTTTTACGAATATGAAGAATTCGAGGAGTTTCTAAATGCCTATGCAGAGAATATAGTGGAATTGTCGGTGTACGATTTGAAATCGATAAATGTAGAGTATATAATTCGGGAGTTCCCCAAACTTACCAAACTCAGATACGAGGGATGGATGGAGATACCCGTTAATCATTACAGTTGTCTGGCCAATAGGTGTCCCAACTTACAAGAGCTACAGCTGTGCCATTGCATAATGCCAAATGTAAAATCGTTGACAAGACTTCAGAAGCTAAGACGGTTGTGCATTGATACCAATACTCAGTTTACCTACCAACAATTTCGACAATTTGGTGCTCGTCTTGGACTAGAAAGTCTTAAAATCACCGGATATATAATACCAGAAACCTTAAAACGGCGAAAGAGAACGCGTGGTCTACCTCTTAaggaattgaaaatttccaccgATTTGGATCCTCAGGCATGGTTTCCAAAAATATTCCCCTATTTCCTAAGGAATTTCGAGAATCTGCAAAGCTTGATAATACATTTCGCCGATGAAAGTGCTAACAATGCTGCATTCAATGCCCTTGGCCAAAGTTGTGGAAATCTGCAATATCTGAGAATAATAGAAACCGATTTCTATCTTTCGCCGGCCTTTACCTTGCCCCCAAATTTGAAAGAATTAGCTGTACATTGCGGCCGAAATTTGGCCTATGAAAATCTAAAGGAATTTCTTGCTCATTCGAAGCTCTTAAAGTTTACCTCAATAGAATCGCGCTATAAAGGGGAATGGGTGGACTTGGTAGTCTCTGCAAATATTAAATCCCTTCAAGTGCAATATGTACCCACCGCAAACCTGAATGTAGACCATGTTGAGGAACTGACCTGGTACGAGTATCCCAGTAATCCATTACAGCCACAACCCACGAGATTGGGCAGCAAactggaaattttaaaaatcgacTCTGGCGTACTATCCCTGCAGACATTGCTGGAGTTGAAATTTCTTCATACACTTACCATTCCGGAAACGATGACCTGCCTTGATTGGTCCTATGTCCGTGCTTTGCTATGCCACACACCTTTGAGGCACCTTACAATTTCCGGTCTACCATATTGTTCACCGTTATGTGAGCGTTTTGGACACGCTCCTTCTGAAGGGCTACCTATTCAACTTGTCAGCCTGAAGATATCTTTTGGCCTTTTGCAGGGGGCTTTAACATTTTGGCTAGACTTGTTCCGGCAAAACGAATGCTTGCAGttgatttgcaataattttaagACATTCGacgaatttttggaaaaactatTGGCGAATGAAAATTTCCCAATGAATTTAAGAAACTTGGAAATTTGGGGAATCACACTGA aatgtcgcgatttaaaacaaaatctgGAGGCTAGCCTTGAAAAGATAAAGAGAAACATGGATTATTTGAGATATGACGATTTTGATAGCTACAGCATGATTTTTGATCGAAATTTAAACCAAAGCTAA
- the LOC131994122 gene encoding uncharacterized protein LOC131994122 isoform X2: MQGVLKNVDILLKIYRILDLDDQIRLSQVNENLKNVFEMFIFRKEDYSSVHVYASPPHFVVTNGGRRNRLLMKHHELMAFLCYHRLVVQTSVHIRGTILDVRPFKNLTSLSYSYSEVSREHARLLATIPLEKLEVNFCTNELGQAIMIGPTWSIEYLVAMTNLRFLKVTSISLETAALSFGEFMSIITKSKLQHIELNCIIVCESHLEDDAYKDSNANVVQLQHLNICVDFKLNKSIMPFMKLFVNLVTLSINVEDEPLTNEILLEFSRVCANLEKLRFERTAFENIRNYVVPAQLNELTLISCYGLSSDNFRQILNISHLKRFKTFNTYPEHASENLTTCDPSKDHLHFDGDAKDLNLEVISSGNSNLVSWIGMEFHNRDAANSHDNNSEVLDFEGNNLTLKTLYGLHSLHSLHFSMHVPSIPWLHVANIFRHSHLKEFALYFLHPNPEAMDVHAPTEGFTIGLRQLKMSWDIFKIALDFWLDLFDKNNQLQLRVREYTTDEHSYKSREVSQRTENSGYLWFSHKMSRFKTKSGG, translated from the exons ATGCAGGGCGTCTTGAAAAACGTagacattttgttaaaaatttaccgaATATTGGATTTGGATGATCAAATACGGTTGTCGCAGGTCAACGAGAATCTCAAAAACGTCTTTGAGATGTTCATTTTTCGGAAGGAAGACTACAGTTCAGTACATGTATATGCCAGTCCACCACACTTTGTGGTAACAAATGGAGGCAGACGCAATCGCCTATTGATGAAACATCATGAACTGATGGCATTTTTATGCTATCACCGTCTGGTGGTGCAGACATCTGTTCATATACGGGGCACTATTCTCGATGTGAGACCATTTAAAAATCTAACCTCCCTTAGCTACAGCTATTCGGAAGTCAGTCGAGAACATGCGAGACTTTTAGCCACCATTCCATTGGAAAAGCTTGAggtgaatttttgtacaaatgaATTGGGTCAAGCCATAATGATTGGCCCCACCTGGAGCATTGAATACCTAGTGGCAATGACCAATTTGCGCTTTCTAAAAGTGACATCGATATCTCTGGAAACAGCCGCACTAAGCTTTGGCGAATTTATGAGTATAATCACCAAATCTAAACTGCAGCATATAGAGCTGAATTGCATAATTGTTTGTGAAAGCCACTTGGAGGACGATGCATACAAAGATTCCAACGCTAATGTAGTTCAACTGCAACACCTGAATATATGCGTTGACTTTAAGCTAAACAAAAGTATTATGCCTTTTATGAAGCTCTTTGTAAACCTGGTCACTCTTAGCATCAACGTGGAGGACGAACCCCTAACCAATGAAATACTCCTCGAATTTTCCAGAGTGTGTGCCAACTTGGAAAAGCTTCGTTTCGAACGGACGGCCTTCGAGAATATTCGCAACTATGTTGTGCCTGCCCAACTAAACGAGTTAACGCTAATTTCTTGTTATGGCCTTAGTTCcgataatttcaggcaaatactGAACATATCACATCTGAAGAGGTTTAAAACGTTCAATACATACCCGGAACATGCCTCAGAAAATCTTACGACTTGCGACCCAAGCAAAGATCATCTGCATTTTGATGGTGATGCAAAGGATTTAAATCTCGAAGTGATCTCTTCAGGAAACTCAAACCTAGTCTCATGGATTGGTATGGAGTTTCATAATAGAGATGCCGCCAACAGTCATGACAACAATTCGGAAGTGCTGGACTTTGAAGGCAACAATTTGACCCTGAAAACACTAtacgggctgcactcattgcaCAGTTTGCATTTTTCCATGCATGTGCCATCCATTCCATGGCTGCATGTTGCGAACATTTTCAGGCACTCGCATCTCAAAGAATTTGCTCTTTACTTTCTGCACCCAAATCCAGAAGCAATGGATGTGCATGCACCCACCGAAGGTTTTACAATCGGCCTTAGGCAGTTAAAAATGTCTTGGGACATCTTTAAGATTGCCTTGGATTTCTGGTTGGACTTATTCGATAAGAATAATCAGTTGCAGTTGCGTGTGAGAGAGTATACGACCGATGAGCACTCTTATAAATCACGAGAAGTTTCCCAACGAACTGAAAACAGTGGATATTTGTGGTTTTCCCATAA aatgtcgcgatttaaaacaaaatctgGAGGCTAG